Genomic segment of Arachis hypogaea cultivar Tifrunner chromosome 11, arahy.Tifrunner.gnm2.J5K5, whole genome shotgun sequence:
ATACTCACATATAAAGATTTACATAATCACCAAGGTTAAGATTACCCTTGGATTCAATCTTGGCAGAAAAAGTTTTGAGTTGGAGCTTGACTCTGGCATAAGAAACAACCCCAGAACCAGAGTTAGTAGATGGCTCTCCCTCGAAAACATTTCCAGGTTCCATGAACATATAAATCAAACTTTCATCGCTAGTGTTGTGGCAACAAAAAATATACGTTACTTCTGCGGTCTTGTCCAAACCATCCACCCCCACCGTTGCCACAACATTCATCTTAGATAAATCATAAATATGCCACATTGGAGCGAAGTCAACAATCAGAAGATAATGACTGCATCCCAAACGAACAAGTTTCCTTGGACAAGATTCAGGAACTGGCGGAAAATTCCAATCAAGGTATTCCCAATTGTTAGCCTTGACGTCATATGACATGAGCCCTTGATGTTTATCACCACAAGAATACAATACAATGTGGGTCTTCTTGTGAGGCTTGGTGCTGTCCTCCCACAGAAAGTAAGAGTCAGGGTTCATGCAATATGACAAGAGAGCACTTTCGGGCACTTCCCTTGTTTCCCATAGACCTGATTTTAGGCTGTAAATATCAACCCAGCAATTTGCACTTCCAGTACCCCCAAAGATGTACAATTTGCCATCATAGGGGACTACTAAGGGTCTATCTCGGCGGCAGAACATGCTTCCACAAAACTTCCAACTCCAATTAGAACCCTCATACTTGAGGCACCACATCCTTGAGGGGTAATGATCATCCCAATTCAAACACAATTCTGGGTCAATAATATTCAGGTCACCACCACCAGCAAAGAAGAAGCTGTGACGGACAGAACAAACTCCTTGCATATATGGTAATGGACAATCGACCAATAGACCATCTCTAAGAGGCCATTTGGCAGTTACATGACCTCCATCTTCAAGATCAACAGTGCCATTCTTAATAAAGTTGGCCTCAGTTATAGTTAACATCCTGCGCATGATGGCTGAT
This window contains:
- the LOC112720356 gene encoding uncharacterized protein isoform X2, coding for MAILSLLSSLEADISVPLLLSTVTVVSATATTVLLICKPRLMRLYSHKKNLIRLHHEQPKSNPTGKILFVSQIGTSKALASCLCDLFESFGVVTELVDARDYVPEALPKENLVVLVASTSEVWNQFLGQDFISTDNRSLGAQMFAGRIVNYAKGYKFGSLVVNAYGFSAFVAGKGASGDDTNLMAKAANHIRDLGDTAELNADFDSWWGSVVGVLQGAVSGGAADAMCGEYDPEDVGSSDPKLSMTQRLYLFVENINLERDHVGKSAIMRRMLTITEANFIKNGTVDLEDGGHVTAKWPLRDGLLVDCPLPYMQGVCSVRHSFFFAGGGDLNIIDPELCLNWDDHYPSRMWCLKYEGSNWSWKFCGSMFCRRDRPLVVPYDGKLYIFGGTGSANCWVDIYSLKSGLWETREVPESALLSYCMNPDSYFLWEDSTKPHKKTHIVLYSCGDKHQGLMSYDVKANNWEYLDWNFPPVPESCPRKLVRLGCSHYLLIVDFAPMWHIYDLSKMNVVATVGVDGLDKTAEVTYIFCCHNTSDESLIYMFMEPGNVFEGEPSTNSGSGVVSYARVKLQLKTFSAKIESKGNLNLGDYVNLYMFQS
- the LOC112720356 gene encoding uncharacterized protein isoform X1, with protein sequence MAILSLLSSLEADISVPLLLSTVTVVSATATTVLLICKPRLMRLYSHKKNLIRLHHEQPKSNPTGKILFVSQIGTSKALASCLCDLFESFGVVTELVDARDYVPEALPKENLVVLVASTSEVWNQFLGQDFISTDNRSLGAQMFAGRIVNYAKGYKFGSLVVNAYGFSAFVAGKGASGDDTNLMAKAANHIRDLGDTAELNADFDSWWGSVVGVLQGAVSGGAADAMCGEYDPEDVGSSDPKLSMTQRLYLFVENINLERDHVGKSAIMRRMLTITEANFIKNGTVDLEDGGHVTAKWPLRDGLLVDCPLPYMQGVCSVRHSFFFAGGGDLNIIDPELCLNWDDHYPSRMWCLKYEGSNWSWKFCGSMFCRRDRPLVVPYDGKLYIFGGTGSANCWVDIYSLKSGLWETREVPESALLSYCMNPDSYFLWEDSTKPHKKTHIVLYSCGDKHQGLMSYDVKANNWEYLDWNFPPVPESCPRKLVRLGCSHYLLIVDFAPMWHIYDLSKMNVVATVGVDGLDKTAEVTYIFCCHNTSDESLIYMFMEPGNVFEGEPSTNSGSGVVSYARVKLQLKTFSAKIESKGNLNLGDYVNLYMFAVGDEDQ